In Lonchura striata isolate bLonStr1 chromosome 32, bLonStr1.mat, whole genome shotgun sequence, a single window of DNA contains:
- the SLC25A37 gene encoding mitoferrin-1: MESDDYESLPSGVALGTHMVAGAVAGIMEHTIMYPVDSVKTRMQSLQPDPKAQYRSVYEALKKMVLTEGFWRPLRGINVTMLGAGPAHALYFACYEKMKKSLSDIFQPGGNSHLANGIAGSAATLLHDAVMNPAEVVKQRLQMFNSPYTSVLGCVRTVQRTEGFGAFYRSYTTQLTMNVPFQAIHFITYELVQEHLNPHRHYQPQSHIVAGAVAGAVAAAATTPLDVCKTLLNTQENTALSSLKIKGHLSGMANAFSTVYQLGGLPGFFKGVQARVIYQMPSTAIAWSVYEFFKYFLTKAALEKKSSS, from the exons ATGGAGAGCGATGACTACGAGAGCCTGCCCAGCGGCGTCGCGCTCGGCACGCACATGGTGGCCGGGGCGGTGGCGGGGATCATGGAGCACACCATCATGTACCCCGTGGACTCGGTCAAG ACACGGATGCAGAGCCTGCAGCCGGACCCCAAAGCCCAGTACAGGAGCGTGTACGAAGCCCTCAAGAAGATGGTGCTGACCGAGGGCTTTTGGAGGCCTTTGCGAGGGATTAATGTCACCATGCTgggggctggccctgcccacgCCTTGTACTTCGCCTGCTACgagaaaatgaaaaagtctCTCAGTGATATTTTCCAGCCAGGAGGAAACAGCCACTTAGCCaatg GCATCGCGGGGAGCGCGGCCACGCTGCTGCACGACGCCGTGATGAATCCTGCCGAAG TGGTGAAGCAGAGGCTGCAGATGTTCAACTCTCCGTACACGTCGGTGCTGGGCTGCGTGCGGACGGTGCAGAGGACCGAGGGCTTTGGAGCCTTCTACCGCAGCTACACCACGCAGCTGACCATGAACGTGCCCTTCCAGGCCATCCACTTCATCACCTACGAGCTGGTGCAGGAGCACCTGAACCCCCACCGCCACTACCAGCCCCAGTCCCACATCGTGGCCGGCGCCGTGGCCGGAGCCgtggccgccgccgccaccaCGCCCCTGGACGTGTGCAAGACGCTGCTCAACACGCAGGAGAACACGGCCCTGAGCTCCCTCAAGATCAAGGGGCACCTGTCGGGCATGGCCAACGCCTTCAGCACCGTGTACCAGCTGGGAGGGCTGCCCGGCTTCTTCAAAGGCGTCCAGGCTCGGGTCATTTACCAGATGCCCTCCACGGCCATCGCCTGGTCCGTGTACGAGTTCTTCAAGTACTTCCTCACCAAGGCCGCGCTGGAGAAGAAATCGTCCTCGTGA
- the ENTPD4 gene encoding ectonucleoside triphosphate diphosphohydrolase 4, with protein MGRISISCLLPASWHFSLSPAGCPRVLSASLRRRLLLAAAAALLLGSLLLLRDRHRDRGRFQRYLARVTDTEATDTRNPNLNYGIVVDCGSSGSRVFVYCWPRHNGNPKDLLDIQQMRDSSRKPVVMKIKPGISEFASSPDKVSDYISPLLSFAAEHVPRSKHKETPLYILCTAGMRILPESQQKAILEDLLTDIPVHFDFLFSDSHAEVISGKQEGVYAWIGINFVLGRFEHTDDEDEAVVEVQVPGSEHHDPVFRKRTVGILDMGGVSTQIAYEVPQNEEVAKSLLAEVNLGCDAHQTEHVYRVYVATFLGFGGNAARRRYEESLFSSSLLRSSPQAAVPDPCLPRDARDELRHRGLRLQLRGTGDFQLCRERLRPLLNRTNGTRGSLNGVAQPPVQLQSSEFYGFSEFYYCTEDVLRMGGDYSAARFARAAQDYCATRWSVLRERFERGLYAPHADLHRLKFQCFKSAWMFEVFHRGFSFPESYGSLKTALQVYDKEVQWTLGAILYRTRFLPLRDIQQENFRGIHSHWRSFSFVYNHYLFLACFLVVLLSILLYLLRLRRIHRRPCPGSSPPLWIQEGLPPQKIPG; from the exons ATGGGCAG GATCAGCATCTCCTGCCTGCTCCCGGCCTCGTGGCACTTCAGCCTCTCTCCCGCGGGGTGTCCCCGGGTCCTGAGCGCGTccctgcggcggcggctgctgctggcggcggcggcggcgctgctgctgggctccctgctgctgctgcgggaCAGGCACCGGGACAGGGGGAGATTCCAGAG ataCCTGGCCAGGGTGACAGACACGGAGGCCACGGACACCAGGAACCCGAACCTGAACTACGGGATCGTGGTGGACTGCGGCAGCAGCGGCTCCCGGGTGTTCGTGTACTGCTGGCCCCGGCACAACGGCAACCCCAAGGACCTGCTGGACATCCAGCAGATGagggacagctccaggaaaCCCGTGGTGATGAAGATCAAACCAG GGATTTCAGAGTTTGCCAGCTCTCCTGACAAGGTCAGTGATTACATCTCGCCCCTGCTGAGCTTCGCTGCCGAGCACGTGCCCCGCTCCAAGCACAAGGAGACTCCTCTGTACATCCTGTGCACCGCGGGCATGAGGATCCTGCCCGAGAG CCAGCAGAAAGCCATCCTGGAGGATCTGCTCACGGACATCCCCGTGCACTTCGACTTCCTCTTCTCCGACTCGCACGCTGAGGTGATCTCGGGCAAGCAGGAAG GAGTCTATGCATGGATTGGGATCAACTTTGTCCTTGGGAGATTCGAGCACACGGACGATG AGGATGAGGCAGTGGTGGAGGTGCAGGTGCCGGGCAGCGAGCACCACGATCCCGTTTTCCGCAAGAGAACCGTGGGGATCCTGGACATGGGCGGCGTCTCCACGCAGATCGCCTACGAAGTGCCCCAAAAT gaggaagtggcCAAGAGCTTGCTGGCAGAGGTGAACTTGGGCTGCGATGCCCACCAGACGGAGCACGTGTACCGCGTCTACGTGGCCACCTTCCTGGGCTTCGGCGGCAACGCGGCGCGCAGGAGATACGAGGAGagcctcttctccagcagcctcctcaggaGCAG CCCGCAGGCGGCCGTGCCGGACCCGTGCCTGCCGCGGGACGCGCGGGACGAGCTGCGGCACCGGGGGCTGCGGCTGCAGCTGCGCGGCACCGGCGACTTCCAGCTGTGccgggagcggctgcggccgctgcTGAACCGCACCAACGGCACCCGCGGCTCCCTCAACGGCGTGGCCCAGCCGCCCgtgcagctccagagcagcGAGTTCTACGGCTTCTCCGAGTTCTACTACTGCACCGAGGACGTGCTGCGCATGGGCGGCGACTACAGCGCCGCGCGCTTCGCCAGGGCCGCGCAG GATTACTGTGCCACCAGGTGGTCGGTGCTGCGGGAACGCTTCGAGCGCGGCCTCTACGCTCCCCACGCGGATCTGCACCGCCTCAA GTTCCAGTGCTTTAAGTCCGCCTGGATGTTCGAGGTTTTCCACCGGGGCTTTTCCTTCCCGGAGAGCTACGGGAGCCTGAAGACGGCGCTGCAGGTCTACGACAAGGAGGTGCAGTGGACGCTGGGGGCCATCCTGTACCGCACCCGCTTCCTGCCCCTCCG GGACATCCAGCAGGAAAATTTCCGTGGGATTCACTCTCACTGGAGGAGCTTCTCCTTCGTGTACAACCACTACCTGTTCCTGGCCTGCTTCCTGGTggtgctgctctccatcctgcTCTACCTGCTCCGCCTGCGCCGCATCCACCGCCGGCCTTGCCCCggctcctcccctcccctctggatccaggaggggcttcccccGCAGAAAATCCCGGGATAG